In Enoplosus armatus isolate fEnoArm2 chromosome 2, fEnoArm2.hap1, whole genome shotgun sequence, one DNA window encodes the following:
- the parn gene encoding poly(A)-specific ribonuclease PARN has protein sequence MEVTRRNYKDSLNTVYSAIEEADFLAIDGEFSGISDGPNVSALTNGLDTPEERYTKLKKHSMDFLLFQFGLCTFKYDQEKSKYVIKPFNFYVFPKPFNRTSPDIKFICQSSSIDFLASQGFDFNKVFCNGIPYLNQEEEAQLREQTEERRNQHANGVGTPSYISPSSSKGPAHVPEEHKDFINRVIEKVEALFTNSEKTLDLEPCTGFQRKLIYQTLNWKFPKGLHVETIETEKKERFIQVSKVDDEERKRREQQKLEREQEELNDAVGFSRVIHAISKSGKLVVGHNMLLDVMHTIHQFYCPLPEDLQDFKEVTMCVFPRLLDTKLMASTQPFKELITNTSLAELEKQLKETPFKSPQVETAEGFHSYDTAQEQLHEAGYDAYITGLCFISMANYLGSFLTPPKAYISARSKLIEPFFNKLFLMRIIDIPYLNITGPDLQPKRDHVLYVTFPKEWKTSDLYQLFSAFGNIQVSWIDDTSAFVSLSQTDQVQIAMNTSRYAESYRIQTYAEYIQGKQQDKEKPSQTAKSWGEDGWEKSHYTSTTSGGFGYPRGLRKRSISPVQGEQGAGDTLITDGWSHYSYPDSTGSKKMKTDDLSGQANAEAVESKTSEGWLKTADSSDSAGLSPVPDEEESPEGTDPANDTEGTVPWQQASTGHRRKGQKNKKKKAEGAESTTSLFEVPEVW, from the exons GCGATTGAGGAGGCTGACTTCCTTGCCATCGATGGAGAATTTTCAG GGATAAGCGACGGTCCTAATGTTAGTGCACTAACCAACGGACTGGACACACCGGAGGAGCGATACACGAAGCTTAAAAAG caCTCCATGGACTTTCTGCTCTTCCAGTTTGGATTATGCACATTCAAGTACGACCAGGAAAAGTCAAA GTACGTCATAAAGCCTTTTAATTTTTATGTATTTCCGAAACCGTTCAACAGGACGTCCCCGGACATAAAGTTCATCTGTCAA AGTTCCAGTATTGACTTCCTGGCCAGTCAGGGATTTGACTTCAACAAGGTGTTCTGTAATG GAATCCCATACTTAAATCAAGAAGAGGAAGCCCAGCTGagggagcagacagaggagaggagaaatcaACATGCTAATGGTGTAGGGACACCATCCTACATCTCCCCATCCTCCTCCAAAGGCCCCGCACACGTACCTGAGGAACATAAAGACTTCATCAACAGGGTCAT AGAGAAGGTTGAGGCCCTCTTCACTAACTCAGAGAAGACTTTGGACTTGGAGCCATGTACTGG GTTTCAGAGAAAGCTGATATACCAGACACTGAACTGGAA GTTTCCCAAGGGGCTTCATGTGGAAACCATCGAAACAGAAAAG aagGAGCGATTCATCCAAGTCAGCAAAGTAGAtgatgaggagaggaagaggagagagcagcagaaactGGAGAGGGAGCAG GAGGAGCTAAATGATGCTGTTGGCTTCTCCAGGGTCATTCACGCCATCTCTAAATCT GGTAAACTTGTGGTTGGACACAACATGCTGTTGGATGTAATGCACACCATCCACCAGTTCTACTGCCCTCTGCCAGAG gATCTTCAAGACTTTAAAGAGGTCACAATGTGTGTCTTCCCAAG ACTTCTGGACACAAAGTTGATGGCTTCCACTCAGCCTTTCAAG GAGTTGATCACAAACACCTCTCTGGCAGAGTTGGAGAAACAGTTGAAGGAGACCCCCTTCAAGTCACCACAAGTTg AAACGGCAGAGGGGTTCCACAGTTATGACACAGCCCAGGAGCAGCTCCACGAGGCCGGGTATGATGCCTACATCACTGGCCTCTGTTTCATCTCAATGGCCAACTACCTGG GTTCTTTCTTGACTCCACCCAAAGCGTACATCTCTGCTCGCTCCAAACTAATTGAGCCTTTCTTCAACAA GCTTTTCCTGATGAGGATAATAGATATTCCCTACCTCAACATCACAGGACCAGACT TGCAACCTAAAAGAGACCACGTCCTGTATGTCACCTTCCCAAAAGAATGGAAGACTAGTGACCTCTACCAGCTCTTCAGTGCCTTTG GAAACATCCAGGTTTCATGGATAGACGACACGTCAGCATTTGTGTCCCTAAGTCAGACGGACCAGGTACAGATAG CCATGAACACCAGCCGCTATGCAGAGAGTTACAGGATCCAGACGTACGCAGAGTACATCCAGGGTAAGCAGCAGGACAAGGAGAAGCCCAGCCAGACGGCCAAAAGTTGGGGAGAGGACGGCTGGGAAAAATCTCACTACACCTCTACTACTTCTGGTGGATTTGGATATCCCAG gGGTTTGAGGAAACGCAGCATCAGTCCCGTTCAGGGAGAGCAGGGGGCCGGCGATACTCTTATTACAGACGGCTGGAGTCACTACTCATACCCGGATAGCACAGGCAGCAAGAAGATGAAAACTGATG ACCTAAGTGGACAGGCAAACGCAGAAGCTGTCGAGAGCAAGACCTCAGAAGGATGGCTAAAGACGGC AGATTCATCAGATTCAGCGGGGTTAAGTCCGGTCCCTGATGAGGAGGAAAGTCCTGAGGGCACAGATCCAGCCAATGATACCGAGGGGACGGTTCCCTGGCAACAAGCCTCAACGGGCCACAGGAGGAAAGGtcaaaagaacaagaaaaagaaagctgaAG GTGCTGAATCCACAACATCGCTGTTTGAGGTCCCAGAAGTTTGGTAG